A genomic region of Candidatus Zixiibacteriota bacterium contains the following coding sequences:
- a CDS encoding FliA/WhiG family RNA polymerase sigma factor, with amino-acid sequence MISTVKDKRQRGIAKAAEAKPKDDKKTAAQKEKAKRDAEARREWLRYQKCQDPEIRRKLLNRYLPLVRNVAGRMAINFPRSVELSDLINTGVIGLTEAFKKFDPDRGVKFETYAVPRIRGAILDELRALDWVPRSTRAKAREIERALLDFENKMGRAPNDDELAKSLKVDVQELHYALEDVSKTALLSLDELIFREEDNRQVPRIETVEDGKANTTLKKLERSELQAFLVYAIEKLTEQEKLVIALYYYEELTLKEIGEVMKISESRVSQIHTKAVLKLRGMVREKFGLT; translated from the coding sequence ATGATTAGCACAGTCAAGGATAAAAGACAACGCGGGATTGCCAAGGCCGCAGAAGCTAAGCCGAAGGATGACAAGAAAACCGCCGCCCAGAAGGAAAAGGCAAAGCGCGACGCGGAAGCCAGAAGAGAATGGCTCCGATACCAAAAGTGTCAGGATCCTGAAATCCGCCGCAAGCTCTTGAATCGTTATTTGCCTCTGGTGCGAAATGTCGCCGGACGGATGGCGATAAATTTCCCTCGGTCGGTGGAATTGAGCGATCTGATCAATACCGGAGTTATCGGCCTGACGGAGGCTTTCAAGAAATTTGATCCCGACCGGGGCGTCAAGTTCGAGACTTATGCCGTGCCCCGGATAAGAGGAGCTATTCTTGATGAATTGCGGGCTCTCGACTGGGTGCCAAGATCGACCCGAGCTAAGGCTAGAGAAATTGAGCGGGCGCTATTGGATTTTGAAAATAAAATGGGCCGGGCGCCCAACGATGATGAACTGGCTAAGAGCCTGAAAGTTGATGTACAGGAATTGCATTATGCCCTGGAAGATGTTTCCAAAACGGCTCTTCTATCTCTGGATGAATTGATTTTCAGGGAGGAAGATAATCGCCAGGTTCCGCGCATTGAGACTGTCGAAGATGGAAAAGCCAATACGACGCTCAAAAAGCTTGAGCGGAGCGAGCTCCAGGCGTTTTTAGTGTATGCCATAGAGAAATTGACTGAGCAGGAAAAATTAGTGATCGCTTTGTATTACTACGAGGAATTGACGCTGAAAGAGATAGGCGAAGTAATGAAAATATCGGAGTCCCGGGTTTCTCAGATTCACACCAAGGCGGTTCTTAAGTTGCGAGGAATGGTTCGCGAGAAATTCGGTCTCACCTAA
- a CDS encoding AAA family ATPase → MSNRLNLKKPPEPGFLTAGMISVASGKGGVGKSIISYNLARALSESKKVLLVDGDFQMGNIALLSNVASDYGWGDACGGITEIENCVIKASDRLDILPSAGAKTEIKLPEINALAKSMVRLREMLDNYDLIIIDTASGILPQTYLILNAVDKNILITTPELTSLTDTYALYKILITNNSNLEVALLINREDRLEDIKYIYRKFTAITNQFLKINPSYLGWIPNDNTLVDSVAMQKSVFDFAPDCRSARQFMALTGLLAESEITESFDSKPLSLSPQGADIKE, encoded by the coding sequence ATGTCAAATCGTTTGAACCTTAAAAAACCGCCCGAGCCGGGATTTCTCACAGCCGGAATGATATCAGTCGCATCGGGCAAAGGCGGAGTGGGCAAATCAATCATATCATATAATCTTGCCCGGGCGCTGTCTGAAAGTAAAAAAGTGCTATTGGTCGATGGCGATTTTCAAATGGGCAATATCGCTTTGCTATCAAATGTTGCCTCGGATTATGGTTGGGGTGATGCTTGTGGCGGCATTACTGAGATTGAAAATTGCGTAATCAAAGCCAGTGATAGGTTGGATATCCTGCCGTCGGCCGGCGCTAAGACGGAAATCAAATTACCGGAAATTAACGCCCTCGCAAAATCAATGGTTCGCCTCCGGGAGATGCTTGACAATTATGATTTAATAATTATCGATACGGCTTCCGGAATATTGCCTCAAACCTATCTGATACTAAACGCCGTTGACAAAAATATATTAATCACGACTCCCGAATTGACATCTTTGACCGATACCTACGCCCTTTATAAAATCCTGATTACCAATAACTCCAATCTCGAAGTAGCTCTTCTTATCAATCGCGAAGATCGGTTGGAGGATATTAAATATATTTACCGGAAGTTTACGGCGATTACAAATCAATTCCTTAAGATAAATCCATCCTATCTGGGTTGGATTCCAAACGATAATACCCTGGTTGATTCGGTGGCGATGCAAAAAAGCGTTTTCGATTTCGCCCCCGATTGCCGCAGCGCCCGCCAATTTATGGCTCTTACCGGGCTACTGGCGGAATCTGAAATCACTGAAAGTTTTGATAGCAAACCCTTAAGCTTAAGCCCGCAAGGGGCCGATATAAAGGAATAG
- the flhA gene encoding flagellar biosynthesis protein FlhA, with protein sequence MPEQKTSLLETITNHSDIAMAGLVVAVIAVLVLPIPPGLLDFALAFNIAFSIVIIIATLYVTSPLDLSVFPGMLLIVTLVRLSLNVASTRLILGEGYAGEVINSFGNFVVKGNYVVGFIIFFILVIIQFVVITKGATRISEVAARFTLDAMPGKQMAIDADLNAGLISDDDARKRRLEISREADFYGAMDGASKFVRGDAIAGILITVINVIGGFIVGIVMRDLSVSQALKTYTLLSVGDGLVTQIPALIVSTAAGIIVTRSAADNNMGKDLTKQLGLQPRAIMVASGVILIFGVVPGMPTLPFVILGTVLGVVAFMIEKGNKEQAKQKKLAKEQSEEKLVEERTEDLLKVDTLEVEIGYGLIPMVDTNQGGDLLDRISTIRKQLAIDMGMIVPAIRIRDNVQLQPSEYAFKIKGLVVAKAELMPDHIMAINPGYIEDEIEGFDAVEPAFQLKARWIVPNLKETAEAKGYTVVEPSAVLATHLTEIIKCNASEIISRQDIKHLLDTLKEDQPTLVEGVVPEVLSLPTIHKILQMLLSERVPIRDLGTIMETVGDYASITKDAEVLSEYCRISLRRRISDMLKDDKGKIHCFTLSPSVEQLLADSIQNTKQGIMIVMPPEVSERLINETVKQAEQLSTAGHHPICLTSPNIRLAFRRLMEVSLPQLTVVSYNEIHRDIELVSCGLVEMQNDS encoded by the coding sequence GTGCCTGAGCAAAAAACCTCCCTGTTGGAAACGATCACTAATCATAGTGATATAGCTATGGCCGGATTGGTTGTCGCGGTTATCGCTGTTCTGGTTTTACCAATACCGCCCGGATTGCTCGACTTTGCTCTGGCGTTTAATATCGCCTTCTCAATTGTGATTATAATCGCCACGCTCTATGTCACCAGCCCGCTTGATCTTTCGGTTTTCCCGGGGATGCTTTTAATTGTTACGCTGGTGCGATTGTCTCTCAATGTAGCTTCGACACGATTAATTCTGGGCGAGGGATATGCCGGTGAGGTCATCAATTCATTTGGTAATTTTGTCGTCAAAGGCAATTACGTTGTTGGTTTCATCATCTTTTTCATTCTGGTTATTATCCAGTTTGTCGTCATCACGAAAGGCGCTACCCGAATTTCTGAGGTAGCGGCCCGTTTTACTCTCGATGCCATGCCCGGAAAACAAATGGCCATTGACGCCGATTTGAACGCCGGGTTGATATCCGATGACGACGCTCGAAAGAGACGATTGGAAATCAGCCGGGAAGCGGATTTTTACGGAGCGATGGACGGCGCCTCCAAGTTTGTGCGCGGAGACGCCATTGCCGGTATCCTGATAACCGTGATTAACGTCATTGGCGGTTTCATTGTCGGTATTGTCATGCGCGATCTCAGCGTTTCTCAGGCTCTCAAGACTTATACCCTGTTATCGGTCGGTGATGGACTGGTGACGCAGATACCGGCCTTAATCGTTTCCACGGCGGCTGGTATTATCGTTACCCGCTCCGCGGCTGATAACAATATGGGTAAGGATTTGACCAAACAGCTCGGATTACAGCCGCGAGCGATTATGGTGGCTTCCGGCGTTATCCTGATATTCGGAGTAGTTCCCGGTATGCCCACTCTGCCGTTTGTAATTCTTGGTACGGTTCTGGGGGTTGTCGCCTTCATGATCGAGAAAGGTAACAAAGAACAGGCGAAACAGAAGAAACTGGCTAAAGAACAATCCGAAGAAAAATTGGTCGAAGAAAGAACCGAAGACCTTCTCAAAGTCGATACCCTGGAAGTTGAGATCGGATATGGATTGATACCGATGGTCGATACTAATCAGGGCGGCGACCTTCTCGATAGAATAAGCACCATCCGAAAACAATTGGCGATAGATATGGGGATGATTGTTCCAGCCATTCGGATACGTGATAATGTTCAACTCCAGCCCAGCGAATATGCCTTCAAGATTAAAGGTCTCGTCGTTGCCAAAGCCGAATTGATGCCCGATCACATAATGGCGATTAATCCCGGATATATTGAAGATGAAATTGAGGGGTTTGATGCCGTCGAACCGGCCTTCCAACTCAAAGCGCGGTGGATTGTGCCCAATCTTAAGGAAACGGCCGAGGCTAAGGGATACACCGTCGTTGAACCGTCGGCCGTATTGGCAACCCATCTAACGGAAATTATCAAATGCAATGCCAGCGAGATTATTTCCCGACAGGATATTAAACATCTCCTGGATACTTTGAAAGAAGATCAGCCGACTCTGGTTGAAGGCGTCGTTCCGGAAGTCCTTTCGCTGCCGACGATTCATAAAATTCTGCAAATGCTGCTATCGGAAAGAGTCCCGATTCGAGATCTGGGAACGATCATGGAAACGGTCGGCGATTATGCCTCGATCACCAAAGATGCCGAGGTTCTCTCGGAATATTGCCGCATTTCTCTCAGACGGCGCATATCGGATATGCTCAAAGATGATAAGGGCAAAATACATTGCTTCACATTATCGCCCAGCGTTGAGCAACTCCTGGCCGATTCCATTCAGAACACCAAACAAGGAATAATGATAGTTATGCCGCCGGAGGTTAGCGAGCGGCTGATAAATGAAACGGTCAAACAGGCGGAGCAGCTATCCACGGCCGGACATCATCCGATTTGCCTGACCTCGCCCAATATAAGATTGGCTTTCCGCAGGCTGATGGAAGTATCCCTGCCGCAGTTGACCGTGGTCTCTTACAATGAAATTCACAGGGACATAGAATTAGTCTCATGCGGATTAGTGGAGATGCAAAATGATAGTTAA
- the flhB gene encoding flagellar biosynthesis protein FlhB, whose product MADKPSQEKTEKATPRKLKKAREKGQVARSMELNSVIIVSFAFMTLFLMGPIIFNQMGDLIRHTFTEAPNMTLVPDSFHKIFSNKVMNFAAIVGPVLLIVAIIAFGINVAQVGFMMSFKTIEPKFDKLNIIKGFGRLLSKRSMVQLVRDVVKTILIAIVAYTTISGWMPDILVVGTKATGQLGINLGKLALVLALKLSAVLFILALFDFAFQRWDFANQQKMTKQEVREEMKDTDGNPVLKGRIKQVQRDMARRRMISEVPEADVVVTNPTLIAVALKYDSDVMAAPMVVAKGQRLIARKIKQIAKKYDIPIVENKPLARSLFKMVDIGSYVPAELYRAIAEVLAYIYKLKGKGGVARA is encoded by the coding sequence ATGGCTGATAAACCATCACAGGAAAAAACAGAGAAGGCAACACCACGGAAGCTAAAGAAAGCCCGTGAAAAAGGACAGGTCGCCCGTTCAATGGAATTGAACTCGGTGATTATCGTCAGTTTTGCCTTTATGACTCTGTTTTTGATGGGTCCCATTATTTTTAACCAGATGGGTGACTTGATTCGCCATACGTTCACCGAGGCGCCCAATATGACTCTTGTTCCCGACAGCTTTCATAAAATATTTTCCAATAAAGTGATGAATTTCGCCGCTATTGTCGGGCCGGTTCTTTTGATTGTAGCAATTATTGCCTTCGGAATTAACGTCGCGCAGGTAGGATTCATGATGTCTTTCAAAACAATTGAGCCCAAATTCGATAAGCTCAATATCATTAAAGGTTTTGGCCGACTACTATCCAAGCGGTCGATGGTTCAGTTAGTTCGAGATGTTGTCAAAACGATTTTAATCGCGATCGTCGCTTATACAACCATCTCGGGATGGATGCCCGATATCCTTGTGGTGGGAACCAAAGCGACGGGTCAACTCGGAATCAATCTGGGTAAACTGGCCCTGGTTCTGGCGCTAAAATTATCCGCGGTACTGTTTATCCTGGCTCTGTTCGATTTTGCGTTCCAGCGTTGGGATTTTGCCAATCAGCAAAAGATGACCAAGCAGGAAGTCCGCGAAGAAATGAAAGATACGGATGGAAATCCGGTTCTCAAAGGCCGCATTAAGCAGGTGCAGAGGGATATGGCGAGGCGCCGAATGATTTCTGAAGTACCCGAAGCTGATGTGGTCGTGACCAACCCGACTCTTATTGCTGTTGCTCTTAAATATGATTCCGATGTAATGGCGGCTCCTATGGTGGTTGCCAAGGGGCAACGACTGATCGCCAGGAAGATTAAACAAATCGCCAAAAAATATGATATCCCGATTGTTGAAAATAAGCCGTTGGCAAGATCATTGTTCAAGATGGTTGATATAGGTTCGTATGTGCCGGCCGAACTCTATCGCGCTATAGCTGAAGTTCTGGCATATATCTATAAACTAAAGGGCAAGGGAGGAGTAGCGCGTGCCTGA
- the fliR gene encoding flagellar biosynthetic protein FliR, translating into MLDFVNFGAEKIQLFVLLMMRIGGIMVAAPIFSHRSIPKKLAVGMSLGFATVLLPIMSNAQFPLTESLIDLLILCLKEILVGVFIGFIFSILFIGVRLAGSVVGYQIGFAMVNVVDPNSPRPVSILGELWFLLATLIFLFINGHHAIIGGLVDSFKLIPLGLSTPSGAVGEWIIKYSSFAFILAVKFAAPVMMTVFLVEVSMGVLARTMPQMNIFIVGFPLKIFTGLLLIGLSLPAFSMILRNFNAALNKEMAHLMKLFEVSGNI; encoded by the coding sequence GTGCTGGATTTTGTCAACTTTGGCGCAGAAAAAATTCAATTATTTGTTCTATTGATGATGCGTATAGGGGGGATTATGGTCGCCGCCCCGATATTTTCGCATCGATCAATTCCCAAAAAACTCGCGGTGGGAATGTCTTTAGGGTTCGCTACCGTTCTTCTGCCGATTATGAGCAACGCTCAATTTCCACTGACTGAAAGCCTGATCGATTTACTGATTCTTTGTCTTAAAGAAATACTGGTTGGAGTATTTATCGGATTCATTTTTTCCATACTGTTCATTGGCGTGAGGTTGGCCGGTTCGGTAGTCGGTTATCAAATCGGATTCGCGATGGTCAATGTCGTTGATCCCAACTCACCCAGGCCGGTTTCAATACTTGGCGAGTTGTGGTTTTTGCTGGCGACTCTAATCTTTCTTTTCATCAACGGACACCATGCCATTATCGGCGGTTTGGTTGATTCATTCAAACTGATTCCCCTGGGATTATCAACACCATCGGGGGCGGTCGGCGAATGGATAATAAAATACAGTTCGTTCGCGTTTATTTTGGCCGTCAAATTTGCCGCTCCGGTAATGATGACGGTGTTTCTGGTTGAAGTATCGATGGGCGTTTTGGCCCGCACCATGCCCCAGATGAATATTTTTATTGTGGGCTTTCCTCTGAAAATTTTTACAGGATTGCTTTTGATAGGCCTGTCGCTACCGGCTTTTTCAATGATCCTGCGCAATTTCAACGCCGCCCTCAATAAGGAGATGGCGCATTTGATGAAACTGTTTGAAGTGAGCGGGAATATTTAG
- the fliQ gene encoding flagellar biosynthesis protein FliQ, protein MTPQFVLSLGREAIMLTLMVSAPMLAFGLIVGLIISLLQAVTQVHEMTLTFIPKIVAVATALLIFLPWMINLIVDFTTRLFESIPSLAA, encoded by the coding sequence ATGACTCCACAATTTGTATTATCACTGGGCCGAGAGGCAATTATGCTGACCCTAATGGTATCGGCGCCGATGTTAGCTTTCGGACTTATTGTAGGTTTAATTATCTCTTTACTGCAGGCCGTAACGCAGGTTCATGAGATGACACTGACCTTTATTCCCAAAATCGTTGCGGTGGCCACCGCCCTGCTGATCTTTTTACCCTGGATGATTAATCTGATCGTAGATTTTACGACGCGATTGTTCGAATCAATACCCAGTTTGGCTGCCTGA
- the fliP gene encoding flagellar type III secretion system pore protein FliP (The bacterial flagellar biogenesis protein FliP forms a type III secretion system (T3SS)-type pore required for flagellar assembly.) translates to MKRQCNSAQPKWLFRLVLIGVFLIIMFGASAQAQTALPKISLGVEPSENASDLSVALQIVLMLTVLTLAPSILVMMTSFIRIVIVLSFLRQAIGTNQMPPNQLIIALALILTFFVMSPVANKAYDQGLKPYLDGEITQEAAFESGMEPIRTFMLKQVREKDLALFVKLSGMEQPKNRDEIPTRLLIPGFVISELRTAFQIAFVIFIPFLIIDMVVASVLMSMGMLMLPPIMVALPFKILLFVLVDGWYLIVKALVESFR, encoded by the coding sequence ATGAAACGACAGTGTAATTCCGCCCAACCAAAATGGCTGTTCAGGCTCGTATTGATTGGAGTCTTTCTTATAATCATGTTTGGCGCATCCGCACAGGCGCAAACAGCCTTGCCAAAAATATCTTTAGGGGTTGAGCCATCCGAAAACGCAAGTGATTTATCGGTCGCACTTCAGATAGTATTGATGTTAACCGTTTTGACTCTGGCTCCATCAATTTTGGTGATGATGACATCTTTCATTCGGATAGTCATAGTCCTTTCGTTTCTGCGCCAGGCCATCGGCACCAATCAAATGCCGCCAAATCAGTTGATCATTGCGTTGGCCCTCATCTTAACTTTTTTTGTTATGTCGCCGGTGGCGAATAAAGCCTATGATCAAGGACTTAAGCCTTATCTGGATGGGGAGATTACTCAGGAAGCGGCCTTTGAAAGCGGTATGGAGCCGATTCGCACTTTTATGCTGAAACAGGTTCGTGAAAAAGACCTCGCGTTATTTGTAAAACTCTCTGGGATGGAGCAGCCAAAAAATAGAGATGAAATCCCAACCCGACTGTTAATTCCCGGATTTGTCATCAGTGAACTCAGAACGGCATTTCAAATCGCGTTCGTTATCTTTATTCCGTTTTTGATTATTGATATGGTCGTGGCATCGGTTTTGATGTCGATGGGTATGTTAATGTTACCACCCATAATGGTGGCTCTGCCATTTAAAATACTACTCTTTGTATTGGTGGACGGGTGGTACCTGATTGTAAAAGCTTTAGTTGAATCGTTTAGGTAG
- the fliO gene encoding flagellar biosynthetic protein FliO, with protein MYIKCLTWLGLLLVLFIIPIMADNEMPVEAVQNQQSAVQNPASDGPEVPSITSEVLPSLSRIGIALAVIVAIIYLTVFLLRKLSGNGLGRAARGKTVQVVEHTYLAPKKSVCLLKMADRAILVGITEANINLLTECEWDELPEENRQMITKSSKGFQNALTEAAGKLFKNRAVKGGGNETTV; from the coding sequence ATGTATATTAAATGCCTGACATGGCTGGGATTACTGTTAGTATTATTCATAATCCCAATTATGGCCGATAATGAAATGCCGGTCGAAGCGGTTCAAAATCAGCAATCTGCAGTACAAAATCCTGCATCAGATGGGCCGGAAGTACCCTCGATAACGAGCGAAGTCTTACCGTCGCTTTCCCGCATCGGGATCGCCCTGGCGGTTATTGTCGCAATCATATACCTGACCGTTTTTCTTCTGAGAAAATTATCGGGTAATGGTCTGGGGCGAGCCGCGCGGGGAAAAACTGTGCAGGTCGTCGAACATACTTATTTGGCGCCTAAGAAATCAGTCTGCCTCTTGAAAATGGCTGACCGGGCGATATTGGTCGGTATTACCGAAGCAAATATTAACCTTTTGACAGAATGCGAGTGGGACGAACTACCCGAAGAAAATCGCCAAATGATAACCAAATCGTCAAAGGGATTTCAAAACGCTCTAACGGAAGCCGCGGGGAAACTTTTTAAAAACAGAGCAGTCAAAGGAGGCGGAAATGAAACGACAGTGTAA
- the fliN gene encoding flagellar motor switch protein FliN encodes MPDENKPDSSLDEEQQAVNSATENADDANAESQEASDAAQAEAADDSGSSGSEEMSGGAEISESGDSEEAEAEDDSGLGAEGEGAAEFDKMVNEEDVSEENAEAAMLAMMEESDSAEGDSLDEFPDLSGIKMEQPEAHPAEFQQLSPTPSETDSHRNIDILLDVKMPVSIELGRTSMAISDLLTLGPGSVVELNKLAGEPVDLLVNNAVVAKGEVVVVDENFGVRITLLMSPEERLKSLAQQ; translated from the coding sequence ATGCCGGATGAAAACAAACCGGATTCCTCATTGGATGAGGAACAGCAGGCGGTCAACAGCGCCACGGAAAACGCTGATGATGCTAACGCTGAAAGCCAGGAAGCATCTGATGCTGCTCAAGCTGAAGCCGCTGATGATTCCGGAAGCTCAGGTTCGGAAGAGATGAGTGGTGGCGCCGAAATCTCAGAATCCGGAGATAGTGAAGAAGCCGAGGCCGAGGATGATTCCGGATTAGGCGCCGAGGGAGAGGGCGCCGCGGAATTTGACAAAATGGTAAACGAAGAGGACGTCTCTGAAGAAAATGCTGAAGCGGCGATGCTGGCCATGATGGAAGAATCGGATAGCGCCGAAGGCGATAGTCTTGATGAATTTCCCGATTTGAGCGGAATCAAAATGGAACAGCCGGAAGCTCATCCCGCTGAATTCCAGCAGTTGAGTCCTACTCCTTCGGAAACTGATTCGCACAGGAATATTGACATTTTGCTGGATGTCAAGATGCCGGTATCGATTGAACTGGGGCGAACCAGTATGGCTATTTCTGATTTATTGACACTCGGTCCCGGATCGGTTGTTGAGCTCAATAAACTGGCCGGTGAGCCGGTAGATTTGTTAGTCAATAATGCCGTGGTTGCCAAGGGTGAAGTTGTGGTTGTAGATGAAAACTTTGGCGTTCGTATCACACTATTAATGTCTCCCGAGGAAAGACTGAAGAGCTTGGCTCAACAATAA
- the fliM gene encoding flagellar motor switch protein FliM has protein sequence MAKILSQDEIDALLSTVTSGDDIEGEKEVAAADRLRSVVVYDFKHPNRVSKDQLRTIENMHDNFAGHIGSVLSNIHRAMLDVDLVSVDQITYSEFIMSLVSPSCTFTFTAEPLDGACIVDFNPTLTYAFVERMFGGMGKVLDTGRELTGIERSLMNRIVRVIFKELEDAWAHICPIQIEQKSLETNPQFVQIVPPGETVIVISLQLKLFQSTGLITICYPYIALENIIGKLSAQNWIDATKRKSMEIDEEVNRENLLGLAVPMQAILAGTEVRIREFINMKVGDIITTNTKINKEMDIFIRNRKKLLGRPGLIGNKKGFTIIKILEEIGKE, from the coding sequence GTGGCAAAAATTCTTTCACAGGATGAGATTGACGCGCTGCTCTCGACGGTAACTTCGGGAGATGATATTGAAGGCGAAAAGGAAGTCGCCGCCGCCGACCGGCTGCGCTCGGTTGTGGTTTATGATTTTAAGCACCCCAACCGAGTGTCAAAAGATCAGTTGCGTACGATCGAGAACATGCATGATAACTTCGCCGGTCATATTGGTTCGGTACTTTCCAATATTCATCGAGCCATGCTTGATGTCGATTTGGTGTCGGTTGATCAGATAACCTACAGCGAATTTATAATGTCGCTGGTTTCACCGTCATGTACTTTCACATTTACGGCCGAACCTCTGGATGGTGCCTGCATTGTCGATTTTAATCCGACTCTGACTTATGCTTTTGTCGAACGCATGTTCGGTGGGATGGGTAAGGTTCTCGATACGGGCCGTGAGTTGACCGGTATTGAACGCTCACTCATGAATCGTATTGTCCGGGTTATTTTTAAAGAGCTCGAGGATGCCTGGGCACATATTTGTCCCATTCAAATCGAGCAAAAGAGTCTGGAGACCAACCCTCAGTTCGTGCAAATTGTACCGCCTGGCGAGACAGTAATTGTTATCTCGCTTCAGCTCAAACTTTTCCAGTCGACCGGATTGATAACCATATGCTACCCCTATATAGCTCTGGAAAATATCATCGGGAAACTATCAGCTCAAAACTGGATTGACGCGACCAAACGAAAATCAATGGAAATCGATGAAGAAGTCAATCGTGAAAATCTTCTTGGGCTGGCAGTTCCGATGCAGGCAATACTGGCTGGTACGGAAGTACGAATCAGGGAATTCATCAATATGAAAGTTGGGGATATTATTACCACCAACACAAAAATAAATAAAGAAATGGATATTTTTATTAGAAATCGGAAAAAGCTATTGGGTCGGCCCGGATTGATCGGTAATAAAAAGGGCTTTACGATTATCAAGATTTTGGAAGAGATCGGAAAGGAGTAA
- a CDS encoding flagellar basal body-associated FliL family protein, which produces MPDDDNTMMEVEETESSETSKGSSPIVKYGIYAAIVIVMVMAAWFVTLKVVKPMFAGGDEAAEVAEDESKSGHEEQAEESEDSHASTERDSHSSGSEDEDYGDVPDSDIYLINEIIVNPAGTGGTRFLSTSIGFELKSAKAGKLFRERDAVVRDALITILSSQSVPQLSDFKQRERLRKLIKLRVQKLLKTDDIEAVYFTEFAMQ; this is translated from the coding sequence ATGCCGGATGATGATAACACTATGATGGAAGTTGAGGAAACGGAATCGTCCGAAACTTCAAAAGGTTCATCACCGATTGTAAAGTACGGCATTTACGCCGCCATTGTCATAGTGATGGTTATGGCGGCCTGGTTTGTAACCTTGAAGGTTGTCAAGCCAATGTTTGCCGGAGGAGATGAGGCGGCGGAAGTAGCCGAAGATGAATCAAAATCGGGACATGAAGAGCAAGCCGAGGAAAGCGAAGATTCTCATGCCTCAACCGAAAGGGACTCTCACTCGAGCGGTTCTGAAGATGAAGATTATGGAGATGTTCCGGACAGTGATATCTACTTGATAAATGAAATTATCGTCAATCCCGCCGGAACAGGAGGAACCCGATTTTTATCGACATCAATCGGTTTTGAGCTGAAAAGCGCCAAGGCCGGAAAGTTGTTCCGCGAACGGGACGCTGTCGTTCGCGATGCTTTGATTACAATACTTTCTTCGCAGTCGGTTCCTCAGTTGAGCGACTTTAAGCAACGGGAACGCCTCCGCAAATTAATCAAGTTGCGGGTACAAAAATTACTCAAGACAGATGACATCGAAGCGGTGTATTTCACCGAGTTTGCGATGCAATAG
- a CDS encoding flagellar FlbD family protein, translated as MITVTRLNGEELVINSDLIEFIEATPDTIVSLVTGKKIMIQESAEIVVEKVAEFKRLSSGINISEKAPNLEGVNHAG; from the coding sequence ATGATTACGGTGACAAGATTAAACGGAGAAGAGCTGGTAATAAATTCGGATTTGATTGAGTTTATTGAGGCTACTCCGGATACGATAGTCTCCCTTGTTACCGGAAAAAAGATAATGATACAGGAATCAGCGGAAATTGTAGTTGAAAAAGTAGCTGAATTCAAAAGGCTTTCTTCGGGAATTAATATCTCGGAGAAGGCCCCCAATTTAGAGGGAGTTAATCATGCCGGATGA